TGATCGGCTGCTTCCTGCTCGCCGCCGTCCTCTACTGGGGCCTGCGGCGCTACAAGGAGGCCGCCGGCGTGGCGGCCATTCCCGTGACCGGCGCGGTCCTCTACTACCTCGCGCTGGTCGCGCTGCGCTGAGGTGCGGGTCACCTACCTGGGCCACGCAGCCGTCCACATAGAGACCTCCGGGGGCGACGTCCTCATCGACCCCTTCCTCTCGGGCAACCCGCGCGCGGGCGCCCGCCCCGAGGAGGTCACGACTGAACTCGTGGTCCTCACCCACGCCCACGGCGACCACTGGGGCGACACCGAGGCCATCGCGAAGCGCACGGGCGCCACCGTGGTCGGCAGCGCCGAGCTGGCCACCTACGCCAGGAAGCGCGGCCTGAAGGCGCACGGCATGAACGTGGGCGGCAAGCACGCCTTCCCGCAGGGCACGGTCCGCTACACGCCCGCGCTGCACTCGAACTCGCTGCCGGACGGCACCTACGCCGGCATGCCCATGGGCG
This DNA window, taken from Trueperaceae bacterium, encodes the following:
- a CDS encoding metal-dependent hydrolase gives rise to the protein MRVTYLGHAAVHIETSGGDVLIDPFLSGNPRAGARPEEVTTELVVLTHAHGDHWGDTEAIAKRTGATVVGSAELATYARKRGLKAHGMNVGGKHAFPQGTVRYTPALHSNSLPDGTYAGMPMGVVIEADGVKVYHAGDTAYFSDMTRIGALGIDLALLPIGDNFTMGPEDAIDAVKAIAPKVVVPIHYKTFPVLLQDASSFAEAVRTGTSATCLVLEPGESTEVVP